A genome region from Camelina sativa cultivar DH55 chromosome 10, Cs, whole genome shotgun sequence includes the following:
- the LOC104717831 gene encoding serine/threonine-protein kinase CTR1-like isoform X2: protein MPHRTTYFFPRQFPDRGFDSFSHDKKSSSNVGESFGFERDHTNKSSNGGVIGGDKEKETTLFSSNPLLSNSSAVSDLFSNDRKSENKKQQQQLAAFYEWLAEKKANLSRSSSAATTGRVKPTRLSMSTDVEEERELLLAAAPLPAASSPDSVIVASSSSARAITMNERNIDRSFDREVSLPRMSSDSSFAGSFFSGTTLDGNFSNFSSPTDARETATTTRVSVTKEEEEEVEVREEGKDQSLAQKSKEGYYLQVTLAMRLTSQANLVAELVHTESTETVSYRFWVSGCLSYSDKISDGFYSILGMDPYLWLMCNNSEEGKRLPSLLLLKETEPTDTSMEVVLIDRREDSRLKELEDKARELYCSSDNMLLLVEKLGRLVAIYMGGSFQMEEGDLQKRWKLVSNRLKEYRKCIILPIGSLTMGLCRHRAILFKKLADYIGLPCRIARGCRYCKEGHQSSCLVKIADDRKLPREYVVDLIGEPGNVHDPDSSINGGTQCQVPSPLRMSHLTEYSRPCVHNKSPCKTVESKASRDLSENIQCSGSQGHVHKEIELPDIAATICCAHVDQTCFTKTSSVVLSESVLRALPLDIPNLIEEKISQQEIFKEETILSEDPIEKTPVKQPKGDLSVESEITEADTRKDKKGRLPVDAISPYLTIEPSLASDWLEVSWNELHIKERVGAGSFGTVHRAEWHGSDVAVKILSIQDFHDDQFREFLREVAIMKRVRHPNVVLFMGAVTERPRLSIITEYLPRGSLFRLIHRPASGELLDQRRRLRMALDVAKGLNYLHCLNPPVVHWDLKSPNLLVDKNWTVKVCDFGLSRFKANTFIPSKSVAGTPEWMAPEFLRGEPTNEKSDVYSFGVVLWELITLQQPWNGLSPAQVVGAVAFQNRRLIIPPNTSPVLVSLMEACWSDEPAQRPAFGGIVDTLKKLLKSPVQLIQMGGDKGVLCVD, encoded by the exons atgCCTCACCGGACTACTTACTTCTTCCCGAGGCAGTTCCCCGATCGTGGATTCGATTCCTTTTCTCACGACAAGAAATCTTCGTCTAACGTTGGTGAGAGTTTTGGATTTGAAAGGGATCATACTAATAAATCATCTAATGGAGGAGTCATCGGCGGCGACAAGGAGAAGGAGACGACTCTGTTCTCATCTAATCCTCTGCTTTCAAATAGCTCCGCCGTTTCAGATCTTTTCAGCAATGATCGCAAGTCGGAGAACAAGAAACAGCAGCAGCAACTAGCGGCTTTCTATGAGTGGTTGGCCGAGAAGAAGGCCAATTTATCTCGGTCTTCTTCCGCCGCTACTACTGGACGCGTGAAACCTACGCGCCTCTCTATGTCTACCGACGTCgaggaggagagagagcttTTGTTGGCGGCTGCTCCGCTTCCTGCTGCTTCTTCTCCTGATTCCGTCATTGTGGCGTCGTCTTCTTCCGCTCGAGCGATTACCATGAATGAGCGAAACATTGACCGGAGCTTTGATAGGGAGGTTTCGCTTCCTCGAATGTCTAGTGACAGCAGTTTCGCTGGAAGTTTCTTCTCTGGGACGACGCTGGACGGTAATTTCTCCAATTTCTCCAGTCCGACAGACGCGAGGGAAACTGCCACCACCACGCGTGTCTCTGTGaccaaggaggaagaagaagaagttgaagttaGGGAAGAGGGCAAAGACCAAAGCTTAGCGCAGAAGTCAAAAGAAGGCTATTACTTGCAAGTCACGCTTGCTATGAGGTTAACCTCTCAAGCTAACCTCGTCGCTGAGTTGGTTCATACAGAGAGCACTGAAACTGTCTCCTACCGTTTTTGG gtaAGCGGTTGTTTATCATACAGTGACAAAATATCAGATGGGTTTTACAGCATACTAGGGATGGATCCGTATCTTTGGTTGATGTGTAACAATTCGGAGGAAGGAAAACGACTTCCATCTCTTTTGTTACTAAAGGAGACTGAGCCGACTGATACATCAATGGAAGTGGTATTGATTGACAGACGTGAGGACTCGCGTCTTAAAGAACTGGAGGACAAGGCACGTGAGCTCTATTGTTCTTCTGACAACATGTTACTGCTCGTGGAGAAACTTGGTAGACTTGTTGCCATTTATATGGG GGGAAGTTTCCAGATGGAGGAAGGTGATCTACAGAAACGATGGAAACTAGTTAGCAATAGACTCAAGGAGTATCGGAAGTGTATCATTCTTCCTATAGGTAGTCTAACGATGGGCCTTTGCCGGCATCGTGCCATTTTATTTAAG AAATTGGCTGATTACATTGGTTTACCATGCCGGATAGCTCGAGGTTGCAGGTACTGTAAAGAGGGCCACCAATCGTCTTGCCTTGTCAAGATTGCCGATGACAGGAAGCTTCCAAG GGAATATGTAGTTGACCTTATCGGGGAACCAGGAAATGTCCATGATCCGGATTCCTCTATCAACGGTGGAACACAGTGTCAGGTTCCATCACCTCTTCGAATGAGTCATCTTACAGAATATTCCAGGCCTTGCGTGCATAATAAATCTCCTTGTAAGACTGTAGAGTCAAAGGCTTCACGCGATCTTTCTGAAAATATTCAATGTTCAG GGAGTCAAGGCCATGTACACAAAGAAATTGAGTTGCCTGATATTGCAGCGACAATATGTTGTGCTCATGTTGATCAAACTTGCTTCACAAAAACATCATCAGTGGTTTTGTCAGAATCAGTTCTTCGAGCTCTACCACTTGATATACCAAACCTTATTGAAGAAAAGATTTCCCAACAAGAAATCttcaaagaagaaaccattttATCAGAAGATCCAATTGAAAAAACTCCTGTCAAGCAGCCAAAGGGGGACTTATCAGTTGAATCAGAGATAACAGAAGCTGACACTCGAAAAGATAAAAAAGGCAGGTTACCTGTTGACGCCATCTCACCGTACTTGACCATTGAGCCTTCTTTGGCATCAGATTGGCTGGAGGTCTCATGGAATGAACTGCATATCAAAGAGCGTGTGGGTGCTG GATCATTTGGAACTGTCCATCGTGCTGAGTGGCATGGATCA GATGTGGCTGTCAAGATTTTGTCCATACAAGATTTCCATGATGACCAATTCAGAGAATTTCTGAGAGAG GTTGCAATAATGAAACGTGTTCGTCACCCAAATGTTGTTCTCTTCATGGGTGCTGTGACAGAGCGACCTCGCTTGTCAATAATAACAGAATACTTACCAAG GGGCAGTCTTTTTCGCCTCATCCATAGGCCAGCTTCTGGGGAGTTACTAGATCAGAGGAGGAGGCTACGTATGGCATTGGATGTG GCCAAGGGACTCAACTACCTACACTGTCTTAATCCTCCAGTAGTGCATTGGGACCTGAAATCTCCAAATTTATTGGTTGATAAGAACTGGACAGTAAAG GTTTGCGATTTCGGGCTTTCAAGATTCAAGGCAAACACTTTCATACCATCAAAATCTGTTGCAGGAACA CCTGAGTGGATGGCTCCAGAGTTTCTTAGAGGAGAGCCGACAAACGAGAAATCAGATGTTTACAGTTTCGGAGTAGTCCTATGGGAGTTGATTACTTTGCAACAGCCTTGGAATGGACTCAGTCCTGCTCAG GTGGTTGGAGCAGTTGCGTTCCAGAACAGGCGGCTTATAATTCCTCCCAATACCTCTCCAGTTTTGGTTTCTCTGATGGAAGCTTGCTGGTCAGATGAGCCGGCTCAGCGACCAGCATTTGGTGGCATAGTAGATACACTAAAGAAGCTACTAAAATCTCCGGTGCAGCTGATACAAATGGGCGGAGACAAAGGG GTGCTTTGCGTTGATTAG
- the LOC104717831 gene encoding serine/threonine-protein kinase CTR1-like isoform X1 — translation MPHRTTYFFPRQFPDRGFDSFSHDKKSSSNVGESFGFERDHTNKSSNGGVIGGDKEKETTLFSSNPLLSNSSAVSDLFSNDRKSENKKQQQQLAAFYEWLAEKKANLSRSSSAATTGRVKPTRLSMSTDVEEERELLLAAAPLPAASSPDSVIVASSSSARAITMNERNIDRSFDREVSLPRMSSDSSFAGSFFSGTTLDGNFSNFSSPTDARETATTTRVSVTKEEEEEVEVREEGKDQSLAQKSKEGYYLQVTLAMRLTSQANLVAELVHTESTETVSYRFWVSGCLSYSDKISDGFYSILGMDPYLWLMCNNSEEGKRLPSLLLLKETEPTDTSMEVVLIDRREDSRLKELEDKARELYCSSDNMLLLVEKLGRLVAIYMGGSFQMEEGDLQKRWKLVSNRLKEYRKCIILPIGSLTMGLCRHRAILFKKLADYIGLPCRIARGCRYCKEGHQSSCLVKIADDRKLPREYVVDLIGEPGNVHDPDSSINGGTQCQVPSPLRMSHLTEYSRPCVHNKSPCKTVESKASRDLSENIQCSGSQGHVHKEIELPDIAATICCAHVDQTCFTKTSSVVLSESVLRALPLDIPNLIEEKISQQEIFKEETILSEDPIEKTPVKQPKGDLSVESEITEADTRKDKKGRLPVDAISPYLTIEPSLASDWLEVSWNELHIKERVGAGSFGTVHRAEWHGSDVAVKILSIQDFHDDQFREFLREVAIMKRVRHPNVVLFMGAVTERPRLSIITEYLPRGSLFRLIHRPASGELLDQRRRLRMALDVAKGLNYLHCLNPPVVHWDLKSPNLLVDKNWTVKVCDFGLSRFKANTFIPSKSVAGTPEWMAPEFLRGEPTNEKSDVYSFGVVLWELITLQQPWNGLSPAQVVGAVAFQNRRLIIPPNTSPVLVSLMEACWSDEPAQRPAFGGIVDTLKKLLKSPVQLIQMGGDKGVIPAKTAPIL, via the exons atgCCTCACCGGACTACTTACTTCTTCCCGAGGCAGTTCCCCGATCGTGGATTCGATTCCTTTTCTCACGACAAGAAATCTTCGTCTAACGTTGGTGAGAGTTTTGGATTTGAAAGGGATCATACTAATAAATCATCTAATGGAGGAGTCATCGGCGGCGACAAGGAGAAGGAGACGACTCTGTTCTCATCTAATCCTCTGCTTTCAAATAGCTCCGCCGTTTCAGATCTTTTCAGCAATGATCGCAAGTCGGAGAACAAGAAACAGCAGCAGCAACTAGCGGCTTTCTATGAGTGGTTGGCCGAGAAGAAGGCCAATTTATCTCGGTCTTCTTCCGCCGCTACTACTGGACGCGTGAAACCTACGCGCCTCTCTATGTCTACCGACGTCgaggaggagagagagcttTTGTTGGCGGCTGCTCCGCTTCCTGCTGCTTCTTCTCCTGATTCCGTCATTGTGGCGTCGTCTTCTTCCGCTCGAGCGATTACCATGAATGAGCGAAACATTGACCGGAGCTTTGATAGGGAGGTTTCGCTTCCTCGAATGTCTAGTGACAGCAGTTTCGCTGGAAGTTTCTTCTCTGGGACGACGCTGGACGGTAATTTCTCCAATTTCTCCAGTCCGACAGACGCGAGGGAAACTGCCACCACCACGCGTGTCTCTGTGaccaaggaggaagaagaagaagttgaagttaGGGAAGAGGGCAAAGACCAAAGCTTAGCGCAGAAGTCAAAAGAAGGCTATTACTTGCAAGTCACGCTTGCTATGAGGTTAACCTCTCAAGCTAACCTCGTCGCTGAGTTGGTTCATACAGAGAGCACTGAAACTGTCTCCTACCGTTTTTGG gtaAGCGGTTGTTTATCATACAGTGACAAAATATCAGATGGGTTTTACAGCATACTAGGGATGGATCCGTATCTTTGGTTGATGTGTAACAATTCGGAGGAAGGAAAACGACTTCCATCTCTTTTGTTACTAAAGGAGACTGAGCCGACTGATACATCAATGGAAGTGGTATTGATTGACAGACGTGAGGACTCGCGTCTTAAAGAACTGGAGGACAAGGCACGTGAGCTCTATTGTTCTTCTGACAACATGTTACTGCTCGTGGAGAAACTTGGTAGACTTGTTGCCATTTATATGGG GGGAAGTTTCCAGATGGAGGAAGGTGATCTACAGAAACGATGGAAACTAGTTAGCAATAGACTCAAGGAGTATCGGAAGTGTATCATTCTTCCTATAGGTAGTCTAACGATGGGCCTTTGCCGGCATCGTGCCATTTTATTTAAG AAATTGGCTGATTACATTGGTTTACCATGCCGGATAGCTCGAGGTTGCAGGTACTGTAAAGAGGGCCACCAATCGTCTTGCCTTGTCAAGATTGCCGATGACAGGAAGCTTCCAAG GGAATATGTAGTTGACCTTATCGGGGAACCAGGAAATGTCCATGATCCGGATTCCTCTATCAACGGTGGAACACAGTGTCAGGTTCCATCACCTCTTCGAATGAGTCATCTTACAGAATATTCCAGGCCTTGCGTGCATAATAAATCTCCTTGTAAGACTGTAGAGTCAAAGGCTTCACGCGATCTTTCTGAAAATATTCAATGTTCAG GGAGTCAAGGCCATGTACACAAAGAAATTGAGTTGCCTGATATTGCAGCGACAATATGTTGTGCTCATGTTGATCAAACTTGCTTCACAAAAACATCATCAGTGGTTTTGTCAGAATCAGTTCTTCGAGCTCTACCACTTGATATACCAAACCTTATTGAAGAAAAGATTTCCCAACAAGAAATCttcaaagaagaaaccattttATCAGAAGATCCAATTGAAAAAACTCCTGTCAAGCAGCCAAAGGGGGACTTATCAGTTGAATCAGAGATAACAGAAGCTGACACTCGAAAAGATAAAAAAGGCAGGTTACCTGTTGACGCCATCTCACCGTACTTGACCATTGAGCCTTCTTTGGCATCAGATTGGCTGGAGGTCTCATGGAATGAACTGCATATCAAAGAGCGTGTGGGTGCTG GATCATTTGGAACTGTCCATCGTGCTGAGTGGCATGGATCA GATGTGGCTGTCAAGATTTTGTCCATACAAGATTTCCATGATGACCAATTCAGAGAATTTCTGAGAGAG GTTGCAATAATGAAACGTGTTCGTCACCCAAATGTTGTTCTCTTCATGGGTGCTGTGACAGAGCGACCTCGCTTGTCAATAATAACAGAATACTTACCAAG GGGCAGTCTTTTTCGCCTCATCCATAGGCCAGCTTCTGGGGAGTTACTAGATCAGAGGAGGAGGCTACGTATGGCATTGGATGTG GCCAAGGGACTCAACTACCTACACTGTCTTAATCCTCCAGTAGTGCATTGGGACCTGAAATCTCCAAATTTATTGGTTGATAAGAACTGGACAGTAAAG GTTTGCGATTTCGGGCTTTCAAGATTCAAGGCAAACACTTTCATACCATCAAAATCTGTTGCAGGAACA CCTGAGTGGATGGCTCCAGAGTTTCTTAGAGGAGAGCCGACAAACGAGAAATCAGATGTTTACAGTTTCGGAGTAGTCCTATGGGAGTTGATTACTTTGCAACAGCCTTGGAATGGACTCAGTCCTGCTCAG GTGGTTGGAGCAGTTGCGTTCCAGAACAGGCGGCTTATAATTCCTCCCAATACCTCTCCAGTTTTGGTTTCTCTGATGGAAGCTTGCTGGTCAGATGAGCCGGCTCAGCGACCAGCATTTGGTGGCATAGTAGATACACTAAAGAAGCTACTAAAATCTCCGGTGCAGCTGATACAAATGGGCGGAGACAAAGGGGTAATTCCAGCTAAAACAGCTCCCATTCTATAG
- the LOC104717831 gene encoding serine/threonine-protein kinase CTR1-like isoform X3, with protein MPHRTTYFFPRQFPDRGFDSFSHDKKSSSNVGESFGFERDHTNKSSNGGVIGGDKEKETTLFSSNPLLSNSSAVSDLFSNDRKSENKKQQQQLAAFYEWLAEKKANLSRSSSAATTGRVKPTRLSMSTDVEEERELLLAAAPLPAASSPDSVIVASSSSARAITMNERNIDRSFDREVSLPRMSSDSSFAGSFFSGTTLDGNFSNFSSPTDARETATTTRVSVTKEEEEEVEVREEGKDQSLAQKSKEGYYLQVTLAMRLTSQANLVAELVHTESTETVSYRFWVSGCLSYSDKISDGFYSILGMDPYLWLMCNNSEEGKRLPSLLLLKETEPTDTSMEVVLIDRREDSRLKELEDKARELYCSSDNMLLLVEKLGRLVAIYMGGSFQMEEGDLQKRWKLVSNRLKEYRKCIILPIGSLTMGLCRHRAILFKKLADYIGLPCRIARGCRYCKEGHQSSCLVKIADDRKLPREYVVDLIGEPGNVHDPDSSINGGTQCQVPSPLRMSHLTEYSRPCVHNKSPCKTVESKASRDLSENIQCSGSQGHVHKEIELPDIAATICCAHVDQTCFTKTSSVVLSESVLRALPLDIPNLIEEKISQQEIFKEETILSEDPIEKTPVKQPKGDLSVESEITEADTRKDKKGRLPVDAISPYLTIEPSLASDWLEVSWNELHIKERVGAGSFGTVHRAEWHGSDVAVKILSIQDFHDDQFREFLREVAIMKRVRHPNVVLFMGAVTERPRLSIITEYLPRGSLFRLIHRPASGELLDQRRRLRMALDVAKGLNYLHCLNPPVVHWDLKSPNLLVDKNWTVKVCDFGLSRFKANTFIPSKSVAA; from the exons atgCCTCACCGGACTACTTACTTCTTCCCGAGGCAGTTCCCCGATCGTGGATTCGATTCCTTTTCTCACGACAAGAAATCTTCGTCTAACGTTGGTGAGAGTTTTGGATTTGAAAGGGATCATACTAATAAATCATCTAATGGAGGAGTCATCGGCGGCGACAAGGAGAAGGAGACGACTCTGTTCTCATCTAATCCTCTGCTTTCAAATAGCTCCGCCGTTTCAGATCTTTTCAGCAATGATCGCAAGTCGGAGAACAAGAAACAGCAGCAGCAACTAGCGGCTTTCTATGAGTGGTTGGCCGAGAAGAAGGCCAATTTATCTCGGTCTTCTTCCGCCGCTACTACTGGACGCGTGAAACCTACGCGCCTCTCTATGTCTACCGACGTCgaggaggagagagagcttTTGTTGGCGGCTGCTCCGCTTCCTGCTGCTTCTTCTCCTGATTCCGTCATTGTGGCGTCGTCTTCTTCCGCTCGAGCGATTACCATGAATGAGCGAAACATTGACCGGAGCTTTGATAGGGAGGTTTCGCTTCCTCGAATGTCTAGTGACAGCAGTTTCGCTGGAAGTTTCTTCTCTGGGACGACGCTGGACGGTAATTTCTCCAATTTCTCCAGTCCGACAGACGCGAGGGAAACTGCCACCACCACGCGTGTCTCTGTGaccaaggaggaagaagaagaagttgaagttaGGGAAGAGGGCAAAGACCAAAGCTTAGCGCAGAAGTCAAAAGAAGGCTATTACTTGCAAGTCACGCTTGCTATGAGGTTAACCTCTCAAGCTAACCTCGTCGCTGAGTTGGTTCATACAGAGAGCACTGAAACTGTCTCCTACCGTTTTTGG gtaAGCGGTTGTTTATCATACAGTGACAAAATATCAGATGGGTTTTACAGCATACTAGGGATGGATCCGTATCTTTGGTTGATGTGTAACAATTCGGAGGAAGGAAAACGACTTCCATCTCTTTTGTTACTAAAGGAGACTGAGCCGACTGATACATCAATGGAAGTGGTATTGATTGACAGACGTGAGGACTCGCGTCTTAAAGAACTGGAGGACAAGGCACGTGAGCTCTATTGTTCTTCTGACAACATGTTACTGCTCGTGGAGAAACTTGGTAGACTTGTTGCCATTTATATGGG GGGAAGTTTCCAGATGGAGGAAGGTGATCTACAGAAACGATGGAAACTAGTTAGCAATAGACTCAAGGAGTATCGGAAGTGTATCATTCTTCCTATAGGTAGTCTAACGATGGGCCTTTGCCGGCATCGTGCCATTTTATTTAAG AAATTGGCTGATTACATTGGTTTACCATGCCGGATAGCTCGAGGTTGCAGGTACTGTAAAGAGGGCCACCAATCGTCTTGCCTTGTCAAGATTGCCGATGACAGGAAGCTTCCAAG GGAATATGTAGTTGACCTTATCGGGGAACCAGGAAATGTCCATGATCCGGATTCCTCTATCAACGGTGGAACACAGTGTCAGGTTCCATCACCTCTTCGAATGAGTCATCTTACAGAATATTCCAGGCCTTGCGTGCATAATAAATCTCCTTGTAAGACTGTAGAGTCAAAGGCTTCACGCGATCTTTCTGAAAATATTCAATGTTCAG GGAGTCAAGGCCATGTACACAAAGAAATTGAGTTGCCTGATATTGCAGCGACAATATGTTGTGCTCATGTTGATCAAACTTGCTTCACAAAAACATCATCAGTGGTTTTGTCAGAATCAGTTCTTCGAGCTCTACCACTTGATATACCAAACCTTATTGAAGAAAAGATTTCCCAACAAGAAATCttcaaagaagaaaccattttATCAGAAGATCCAATTGAAAAAACTCCTGTCAAGCAGCCAAAGGGGGACTTATCAGTTGAATCAGAGATAACAGAAGCTGACACTCGAAAAGATAAAAAAGGCAGGTTACCTGTTGACGCCATCTCACCGTACTTGACCATTGAGCCTTCTTTGGCATCAGATTGGCTGGAGGTCTCATGGAATGAACTGCATATCAAAGAGCGTGTGGGTGCTG GATCATTTGGAACTGTCCATCGTGCTGAGTGGCATGGATCA GATGTGGCTGTCAAGATTTTGTCCATACAAGATTTCCATGATGACCAATTCAGAGAATTTCTGAGAGAG GTTGCAATAATGAAACGTGTTCGTCACCCAAATGTTGTTCTCTTCATGGGTGCTGTGACAGAGCGACCTCGCTTGTCAATAATAACAGAATACTTACCAAG GGGCAGTCTTTTTCGCCTCATCCATAGGCCAGCTTCTGGGGAGTTACTAGATCAGAGGAGGAGGCTACGTATGGCATTGGATGTG GCCAAGGGACTCAACTACCTACACTGTCTTAATCCTCCAGTAGTGCATTGGGACCTGAAATCTCCAAATTTATTGGTTGATAAGAACTGGACAGTAAAG GTTTGCGATTTCGGGCTTTCAAGATTCAAGGCAAACACTTTCATACCATCAAAATCTGTTGCAG CCTGA